The following are encoded in a window of Streptomyces sp. Go-475 genomic DNA:
- a CDS encoding FadD3 family acyl-CoA ligase, protein MRADTEWGSVPGLVRAAAERYADVEAVVEGRTRITYAELGARVDRAAAACLANGLARGDRVAIWAPNTLDWIVAALGAVSAGGVLVPLNTRFKGTEAADVLRRSGARLLFVTGTFLGTSYVASLRRAAGHGPGDGPLPGLPALEHVVVLSEDAPAAFLTWKDFLASGEAVGPAALRRRADAVDGSHPSDIIFTSGTTGRPKGAVITHAQTLRAYGIWSELAGLTRGDRYLIVNPFFHTFGYKAGVIACLTRGATMIPRPVFDVATVLASIAAERVSVLPGPPTLLQSLLDHPARDAHDLSALRLVVTGAAVVPLRLVERLRGELGIDTVLTAYGLSEAGGVVTMCRRGDDPTVIASTSGRAIPGTEVRVVDAQGRPLGSGAPGEVLVRGFNVMTGYYEDEAATAEVLSADGWLRTGDVGVLDADGNLRITDRLKDMFIVGGFNAYPAEIEQLLGLHPDVADVAVIGVPDARLGEVGRAYVVRRPGALVTADDLIAWSRREMANYKVPRTVEFVAELPRNASGKVVKGALRERVTG, encoded by the coding sequence ATGCGAGCGGACACGGAGTGGGGAAGCGTTCCGGGCCTGGTCAGGGCGGCGGCCGAGCGGTACGCGGACGTCGAGGCGGTCGTCGAGGGCCGTACCCGGATCACCTACGCGGAACTGGGCGCACGCGTGGACCGCGCCGCGGCGGCCTGCCTGGCGAACGGGCTCGCACGGGGCGACCGGGTCGCCATCTGGGCGCCCAACACGCTCGACTGGATCGTCGCGGCCCTCGGAGCGGTCTCGGCGGGCGGCGTCCTGGTCCCCCTCAACACCCGCTTCAAGGGCACGGAGGCGGCGGACGTCCTGCGCCGCAGCGGGGCCCGGCTGCTGTTCGTGACGGGCACCTTCCTCGGCACCTCGTACGTGGCCTCCCTGCGCAGGGCGGCCGGGCACGGCCCGGGCGACGGCCCGCTGCCCGGCCTCCCGGCCCTGGAGCACGTGGTGGTCCTCTCGGAGGACGCCCCGGCCGCCTTCCTCACCTGGAAGGACTTCCTGGCGAGCGGGGAGGCGGTGGGACCGGCGGCGCTCCGCCGCCGAGCCGACGCCGTCGACGGCTCCCACCCCTCGGACATCATCTTCACCTCGGGCACCACGGGCCGCCCCAAGGGCGCGGTCATCACCCACGCGCAGACGCTGCGCGCCTACGGCATCTGGAGCGAACTGGCGGGCCTGACCCGGGGCGACCGCTACCTGATCGTCAACCCCTTCTTCCACACCTTCGGCTACAAGGCCGGGGTCATCGCCTGCCTGACGCGGGGCGCGACGATGATCCCCCGGCCGGTGTTCGACGTGGCCACGGTCCTGGCCAGCATCGCCGCGGAACGCGTCTCCGTCCTCCCCGGCCCCCCGACCCTCCTCCAGTCCCTCCTCGACCACCCGGCCCGCGACGCCCACGACCTCTCGGCGCTCCGCCTGGTGGTGACCGGAGCGGCGGTGGTGCCCCTGCGACTCGTCGAGCGGCTGCGCGGGGAACTCGGCATCGACACTGTCCTCACCGCCTACGGCCTCTCCGAAGCCGGCGGCGTCGTCACGATGTGCCGGCGCGGCGACGACCCGACGGTGATCGCGTCGACGTCGGGCCGGGCGATCCCCGGCACGGAGGTGAGGGTCGTGGACGCCCAGGGGCGGCCCCTGGGGTCCGGGGCGCCGGGCGAGGTCCTGGTCCGCGGCTTCAACGTCATGACCGGCTACTACGAGGACGAGGCGGCCACCGCCGAGGTGCTGTCGGCGGACGGCTGGCTGCGCACGGGCGACGTCGGCGTCCTGGACGCCGACGGCAACCTGCGGATCACCGACCGTCTCAAGGACATGTTCATCGTCGGCGGCTTCAACGCCTACCCCGCCGAGATAGAGCAGCTCCTGGGCCTCCACCCGGACGTGGCGGACGTCGCGGTGATCGGCGTACCGGACGCCCGGCTGGGCGAGGTGGGCCGGGCGTACGTCGTACGGCGGCCCGGGGCGCTCGTCACCGCCGACGACCTGATCGCCTGGTCCCGCCGGGAGATGGCGAACTACAAGGTGCCGCGCACGGTGGAGTTCGTGGCGGAACTGCCGCGCAACGCGAGCGGGAAGGTCGTGAAGGGGGCGCTGCGCGAGAGGGTCACCGGCTGA
- a CDS encoding lipid-transfer protein: MAAAGSAGLKDATAIVGIGQTPFAKRLPEDERTLACRAVLAALDDAGIAPGEVDALASYTMEETDEVELAKSCGFGDLTFFSKVGFGGGGSCATVAHLAGAIASGQASVGVAWRSRKRGSGPRPWTNTAVQLPTPAQWTRPFGLLRPVDEIAMLARRYLHEYGATRDHLFNVALACRNRANQNPAAIMYDRPLTREMYMTSRWISEPLCLFDNCLETDGALACVVVSAERARDCRNRPVYVHSAAQSLPAQHHGMVNYWNDDPLTGPAWSAARHLWKHADLTPEDVDVAQIYDAFTPLVLLSLEGYGFCGRGEGGAFTEGGALETGGPLPLNTGGGGLSEAYVHGFNLITEGVKQLRGTSTAQVPGASTCLVTAGEGVPTSALLLRS; the protein is encoded by the coding sequence ATGGCAGCAGCAGGATCGGCAGGCCTCAAGGACGCCACCGCCATCGTCGGCATCGGCCAGACGCCCTTCGCCAAGCGGCTCCCCGAGGACGAGCGCACCCTCGCCTGCCGTGCCGTGCTGGCCGCCCTCGACGACGCCGGGATCGCGCCCGGCGAGGTCGACGCCCTCGCCTCCTACACCATGGAGGAGACCGACGAGGTGGAGCTGGCGAAGTCCTGCGGCTTCGGCGACCTCACGTTCTTCAGCAAGGTCGGCTTCGGTGGCGGGGGTTCGTGCGCGACGGTCGCCCATCTCGCCGGGGCGATCGCCAGTGGGCAGGCGAGCGTCGGGGTGGCCTGGCGGTCGCGCAAGCGGGGCAGCGGGCCCCGGCCGTGGACCAACACGGCGGTCCAGCTCCCGACCCCGGCCCAGTGGACCCGGCCGTTCGGGCTGCTCCGGCCCGTCGACGAGATCGCCATGCTCGCCCGCCGCTATCTGCACGAGTACGGCGCCACCCGCGACCACCTCTTCAACGTCGCCCTGGCCTGCCGCAACCGCGCCAACCAGAACCCTGCCGCCATCATGTACGACCGGCCCCTGACCCGCGAGATGTACATGACGTCCCGCTGGATCAGCGAGCCGCTCTGCCTCTTCGACAACTGCCTGGAGACGGACGGGGCGCTGGCCTGTGTCGTCGTCTCCGCCGAGCGCGCCCGCGACTGCCGGAACCGGCCCGTCTACGTCCACTCCGCCGCCCAGTCGCTGCCCGCCCAGCACCACGGCATGGTCAACTACTGGAACGACGACCCCCTCACCGGCCCGGCCTGGAGCGCCGCCCGGCACCTGTGGAAGCACGCCGACCTGACCCCCGAGGACGTGGACGTCGCCCAGATCTACGACGCCTTCACGCCCCTGGTGCTCCTCTCCCTGGAGGGCTACGGCTTCTGCGGGCGCGGCGAGGGCGGGGCGTTCACCGAGGGCGGGGCCCTGGAGACCGGCGGACCGCTGCCCCTGAACACCGGCGGGGGCGGCCTGTCCGAGGCGTACGTCCACGGCTTCAACCTGATCACCGAAGGGGTGAAGCAGCTGCGCGGCACCAGCACCGCGCAGGTGCCGGGCGCCTCCACCTGCCTCGTCACCGCGGGTGAAGGGGTGCCGACCTCCGCCCTGCTGCTGAGGAGTTGA
- a CDS encoding OB-fold domain-containing protein, translated as MLRPVTDPDGAPFWTYAEQGELRVQACADCGELRFPPRPCCPHCQSFATDWRRVSGQGRVWSYVVAHPPLLPDYAALAPYNVVVVELDEAPRIRLVGNLVAEPGAAIGSLPADRLRIGARVRVVFDDGLPRWVLERS; from the coding sequence ATGCTGCGACCCGTCACCGACCCCGACGGCGCCCCCTTCTGGACGTACGCGGAACAGGGCGAGCTGCGCGTCCAGGCCTGCGCCGACTGCGGCGAGCTCCGCTTCCCGCCCCGTCCCTGCTGCCCGCACTGCCAGTCGTTCGCGACGGACTGGCGCCGCGTGTCCGGCCAGGGCCGTGTCTGGTCGTACGTGGTCGCCCATCCGCCGCTGCTGCCCGACTACGCGGCGCTGGCGCCCTACAACGTGGTCGTCGTCGAGCTGGACGAGGCGCCGCGCATCCGGCTCGTCGGCAATCTGGTCGCGGAGCCGGGCGCGGCGATCGGCTCCCTGCCCGCCGACCGGCTGCGGATCGGCGCCCGGGTGCGGGTCGTCTTCGACGACGGTCTCCCCCGGTGGGTCCTGGAGCGGTCATGA
- a CDS encoding enoyl-CoA hydratase/isomerase family protein — MSGVLVTSDEDSGVAVVTLNRPERHNAVDLAMARELAVVWRRLRFDDSVRAIVLTGAGERAFCTGIDRDAVVPQPNSPYAQDDPLLGVGPKANDLWKPVVAAVRGMACGGAFYLLGEAEFVVADTTASFFDPHTTYGMVSAYESVLMAQRMPYGEVARMALLGTAERISARRAYEVGLVSELVAEGEALAAATACAAVVAGYPTEAVQGTVRALWAASEAGRAQGVAQAPHLIALGNAQAGEQARLFAGRRREYRLR, encoded by the coding sequence ATGAGCGGTGTGCTCGTCACGTCCGACGAGGACAGCGGGGTCGCCGTCGTCACCCTGAACCGGCCCGAGCGGCACAACGCCGTCGACCTGGCCATGGCCCGCGAACTCGCCGTGGTGTGGCGGCGGTTGCGGTTCGACGACTCCGTGCGGGCCATCGTCCTGACCGGGGCCGGCGAGCGTGCCTTCTGCACGGGCATCGACCGGGACGCGGTCGTGCCGCAGCCGAACTCGCCCTACGCGCAGGACGATCCGCTGCTCGGTGTCGGGCCCAAGGCGAACGACCTGTGGAAGCCGGTCGTGGCCGCCGTGCGCGGGATGGCCTGCGGGGGCGCCTTCTACCTGCTCGGCGAGGCGGAGTTCGTCGTCGCCGACACCACCGCCTCCTTCTTCGACCCGCACACCACCTACGGCATGGTCAGCGCCTACGAGTCCGTCCTCATGGCGCAGCGCATGCCGTACGGGGAGGTCGCGCGGATGGCGTTGCTGGGGACGGCGGAGCGGATCTCGGCGCGCCGGGCGTACGAGGTGGGGCTGGTGTCGGAACTCGTCGCGGAGGGCGAGGCCCTGGCGGCGGCGACCGCCTGCGCCGCCGTCGTCGCCGGGTATCCGACTGAGGCCGTGCAGGGAACCGTGCGGGCGCTGTGGGCCGCGAGCGAGGCGGGGCGGGCCCAGGGGGTCGCGCAGGCGCCGCATCTCATCGCGCTCGGGAACGCGCAAGCGGGGGAACAGGCCCGGCTGTTCGCGGGGCGTCGGCGGGAGTACCGGTTGCGTTAG
- a CDS encoding alpha/beta hydrolase, whose amino-acid sequence MIDVNGIQLHIAEQGEGPLVVLLHGFPESWHSWRHQFGPLAEAGFRVVAPDQRGYGGSDHPEDVADYSILHLVGDVVGLIHALGEERAFVVGHDWGAPVAWHTALLRPDVVRGVAGLSVPPPFRGGRPPLETMRERFGGRFYWNYFEQPGVAEAEFEADTRTTLRKLLYSASGDAPGAGRPEQALADLERGWLADAPDPEVLPAWLTEEDLDRLTESFAPGFTGALNWYRNLDRNWALTAPWQGAVVSPPALYVYGDRDLVPAFPGTPELIEKLPELMPNLRRKPLVLPGCGHWTQQERPDEVNEALLGFLGELRD is encoded by the coding sequence ATGATCGACGTGAACGGCATTCAGCTGCACATCGCGGAGCAGGGCGAGGGCCCGCTCGTGGTGCTGCTGCACGGCTTCCCGGAGTCCTGGCACTCCTGGCGGCACCAGTTCGGACCGCTGGCCGAGGCCGGCTTCCGGGTGGTCGCGCCGGACCAGCGCGGCTACGGCGGCAGCGATCACCCGGAGGACGTGGCCGACTACAGCATCCTCCACCTGGTGGGGGACGTGGTCGGGCTGATCCACGCGCTGGGCGAGGAGCGGGCGTTCGTCGTCGGGCACGACTGGGGAGCGCCGGTGGCCTGGCACACCGCGCTGCTGCGGCCGGACGTGGTGCGCGGGGTGGCCGGGCTGAGCGTGCCACCGCCGTTCCGGGGCGGTCGGCCGCCGCTGGAGACCATGCGGGAGCGGTTCGGGGGGCGCTTCTACTGGAACTACTTCGAGCAGCCGGGCGTCGCCGAGGCCGAGTTCGAGGCCGACACCCGCACCACCCTGCGCAAGCTGCTGTACTCCGCCTCCGGTGACGCCCCGGGCGCCGGGCGCCCCGAGCAGGCCCTGGCCGACCTGGAGCGCGGCTGGCTCGCGGACGCGCCGGACCCCGAGGTGCTGCCCGCGTGGCTCACCGAGGAGGACCTCGACCGGCTCACCGAGAGCTTCGCGCCGGGCTTCACCGGCGCCCTCAACTGGTACCGCAACCTGGACCGCAACTGGGCGCTGACCGCCCCCTGGCAGGGCGCGGTGGTGTCCCCGCCCGCGCTGTACGTGTACGGCGACCGGGACCTCGTACCCGCCTTCCCCGGCACGCCCGAACTGATCGAGAAGCTGCCCGAGTTGATGCCGAACCTGCGCCGGAAGCCGCTCGTGCTGCCGGGCTGCGGCCACTGGACGCAGCAGGAGCGGCCCGACGAGGTGAACGAGGCACTGCTCGGCTTCCTCGGGGAGCTGCGGGACTGA
- a CDS encoding VOC family protein has protein sequence MAENRASVYAEGVPCWVDAQLPDVAAGKRFYGELFGWTFEDWFGPFTRALKDGEPVAALVRKMDGRLPTVWTVYFATPDALALARRIRAAGGQLVSAPVPAGDLGVTALVTDPEGAVFALWQPGGHPGFGKRHEPGTFAWAQLYARDTEAANAFYGDLFQEALFGPEAEPDFGRAPVSDVFPAEMPPHFLVHFAVADVPAALEDVTRLGGRIQAPPFETSYGTVAVVTDDQGASFALLHR, from the coding sequence ATGGCCGAAAACAGGGCATCGGTGTACGCAGAGGGCGTCCCCTGCTGGGTGGACGCGCAGCTTCCCGACGTGGCGGCGGGCAAGCGGTTCTACGGCGAACTCTTCGGGTGGACCTTCGAGGACTGGTTCGGCCCCTTCACGCGGGCGCTGAAGGACGGCGAACCCGTGGCCGCGCTGGTCCGCAAGATGGACGGCCGGCTGCCCACCGTGTGGACGGTGTACTTCGCCACCCCGGACGCCCTGGCCCTGGCCCGGCGGATCCGGGCGGCCGGCGGGCAGCTCGTCTCGGCGCCGGTGCCGGCCGGCGACCTGGGCGTCACCGCGCTCGTCACCGACCCCGAGGGGGCCGTCTTCGCCCTGTGGCAGCCGGGCGGGCACCCCGGCTTCGGAAAGCGGCACGAGCCGGGGACCTTCGCCTGGGCGCAGCTGTACGCCCGGGACACCGAGGCGGCCAACGCCTTCTACGGCGATCTCTTCCAGGAGGCCCTGTTCGGCCCCGAGGCCGAGCCCGACTTCGGCCGCGCCCCGGTCTCCGACGTCTTCCCGGCCGAGATGCCACCCCACTTCCTCGTCCACTTCGCCGTCGCGGACGTACCGGCCGCGCTGGAGGACGTCACCCGGCTCGGCGGCCGGATCCAGGCCCCGCCCTTCGAGACCTCGTACGGCACGGTCGCCGTCGTCACCGACGATCAGGGGGCGTCGTTCGCGCTGCTGCACCGCTGA
- a CDS encoding TetR family transcriptional regulator: MTGQVRTVDGRVAGRRGQATRQKLLDCLSEMLSSSPYRDVKVIDVARKAGTSPATFYQYFPDVEGAVLEIAEQMATEGASLTELLEGRSWAGKAGWQTAQELVDGFLEFWRKNDAILRVVDLGAAEGDKRFYKLRMKILNSVNNSLADAVAELQAKGRVDKDVNPAAVAGSLVAMLAAVASHQKGFSSWGVKQAELKPNLALLVHLGVTGRKPTK; the protein is encoded by the coding sequence ATGACAGGACAAGTGCGTACCGTCGACGGCCGCGTGGCCGGCCGGCGTGGGCAGGCGACCCGGCAGAAGCTGCTCGACTGCCTCAGCGAGATGCTCAGCTCCTCCCCGTACCGGGACGTCAAGGTCATCGATGTCGCCCGGAAGGCGGGCACTTCGCCCGCGACCTTCTACCAGTACTTCCCGGACGTCGAGGGCGCCGTCCTGGAGATCGCCGAGCAAATGGCGACCGAGGGCGCGTCGTTGACCGAGCTGCTGGAGGGCCGCTCCTGGGCCGGTAAGGCCGGCTGGCAGACGGCGCAGGAACTCGTCGACGGGTTCCTGGAGTTCTGGCGCAAGAACGACGCGATCCTCCGGGTCGTGGATCTCGGCGCGGCCGAGGGCGACAAGCGCTTCTACAAGCTCCGCATGAAGATCCTCAACTCGGTGAACAACTCCCTCGCGGACGCCGTCGCCGAGCTCCAGGCCAAGGGCCGGGTCGACAAGGACGTGAACCCGGCGGCGGTCGCCGGTTCGCTGGTCGCGATGCTCGCGGCGGTCGCCTCGCACCAGAAGGGCTTCTCCTCCTGGGGCGTGAAGCAGGCCGAACTGAAGCCGAACCTCGCGCTGTTGGTGCACCTGGGCGTCACCGGCAGAAAGCCGACGAAGTAG
- a CDS encoding nitroreductase family deazaflavin-dependent oxidoreductase, which translates to MRGARIVQKVSSTRGFARVAPYVVPALDRAVHRLTRGKVLLSARLLPGVVLTSTGARSGQPRRTPLACVPEDGGRGWILVGSNFGRPGHPAWSHNLLAHPEAEINWKGRDIPVTARLLEGEERAAAWQAVLAFWPPYAAYQARVEREIRVFRLARR; encoded by the coding sequence ATGAGGGGCGCGCGGATCGTGCAGAAGGTGTCCTCCACCCGGGGTTTCGCACGGGTGGCGCCGTACGTCGTCCCGGCCCTGGACCGGGCCGTGCACCGGCTCACCCGCGGAAAGGTGCTGCTCAGCGCGCGGCTCCTGCCGGGCGTGGTGCTGACCTCGACCGGGGCGAGGAGCGGGCAGCCACGTCGTACGCCGCTGGCCTGCGTGCCGGAGGACGGCGGGCGCGGCTGGATCCTGGTCGGCTCCAACTTCGGGCGGCCGGGGCACCCCGCCTGGAGCCACAACCTGCTCGCCCACCCGGAGGCCGAGATCAACTGGAAGGGCCGGGACATCCCCGTCACGGCCCGGCTCCTGGAGGGTGAGGAGCGGGCGGCGGCCTGGCAGGCGGTGCTGGCGTTCTGGCCGCCGTACGCGGCGTACCAGGCCCGGGTGGAGCGGGAGATCAGGGTGTTCCGGCTCGCGCGGCGGTGA
- a CDS encoding acyl-CoA dehydrogenase family protein gives MDVRFTAEQDEIRRTLRDLLRKRCGPAELRAAVDTPAGHDPALWTALAEQLGLPGLALPETYGGVGCSVTELALACEETGRVLAPSPLLATAVLAAPLLLALGTGAQRAALLPRIASGALTAALAVPGPALATALALTGRDPGGGWAGGGRAGGVQARRTAGGWRLYGQADQVLDGHSAGILVVAAHAGGFARSRVLLFLVPGDAAGLTRVRRTALDATRPQARIQLRDVEAELLGRDGDDVPAALARLGDTAAACLAAEAVGAADRVLERTVEYVRQREQFGRPVGSFQAVKHRLADVYVQVQTARSAAYYAAWATAQGEAVGGTALAQALQALREAAAEGIQSHGGIGFTWEHEAHLYFKRAAGDELLLGPVHRLRAHAADVAHVFEEAGR, from the coding sequence ATGGACGTCCGCTTCACCGCCGAACAGGACGAGATCCGCCGCACCCTGCGCGACCTGCTCCGCAAGCGGTGCGGACCCGCAGAGCTGCGGGCCGCCGTCGACACCCCGGCCGGACACGACCCGGCCCTGTGGACCGCCCTCGCCGAACAGCTCGGCCTGCCCGGCCTGGCCCTGCCCGAGACCTACGGCGGTGTCGGCTGCTCGGTGACGGAGCTGGCGCTGGCCTGTGAGGAGACGGGCCGGGTGCTCGCCCCCTCCCCGCTGCTCGCCACGGCCGTCCTTGCCGCCCCGCTGCTGCTCGCCCTCGGCACCGGCGCCCAGCGGGCCGCCCTGCTCCCGCGCATCGCCTCCGGCGCGCTGACCGCCGCCCTCGCCGTACCGGGACCCGCCCTCGCCACCGCCCTCGCGCTCACCGGCCGCGACCCGGGCGGGGGCTGGGCGGGCGGCGGACGGGCCGGGGGCGTGCAGGCCCGGCGGACGGCGGGCGGCTGGCGGCTGTACGGGCAGGCCGACCAGGTCCTCGACGGGCACAGCGCCGGGATCCTCGTGGTCGCCGCGCACGCCGGCGGATTCGCCCGGTCCCGTGTCCTGCTCTTCCTCGTCCCCGGTGACGCGGCCGGCCTCACCCGCGTACGGCGGACCGCGCTGGACGCCACCCGGCCGCAGGCCCGGATTCAACTCCGTGATGTGGAAGCCGAGTTGCTGGGCCGGGACGGTGACGACGTGCCCGCCGCGCTCGCCCGGCTCGGCGACACCGCCGCCGCCTGTCTCGCCGCCGAGGCCGTGGGGGCCGCCGACCGGGTGCTGGAGCGGACCGTGGAGTACGTGCGGCAGCGCGAGCAGTTCGGGCGGCCGGTCGGCTCCTTCCAGGCGGTCAAGCACCGGCTGGCCGACGTCTACGTCCAGGTGCAGACGGCCCGCTCGGCGGCGTACTACGCGGCCTGGGCCACCGCCCAGGGCGAGGCGGTCGGCGGTACGGCCCTGGCCCAGGCGCTCCAGGCCCTGCGCGAGGCCGCCGCCGAGGGGATCCAGTCGCACGGCGGCATCGGTTTCACCTGGGAACACGAGGCCCACCTGTACTTCAAGCGCGCCGCGGGCGACGAACTGCTCCTCGGGCCGGTGCACCGGCTGCGGGCGCACGCCGCCGACGTGGCGCACGTCTTCGAGGAGGCCGGCCGATGA
- a CDS encoding acetyl-CoA acetyltransferase: MVARRKVAVVGVALSDCGRVDDATPYALHAQAARRALADAGLDRSMVDGFASAGLGTLAPVEVAEYLGLRPTWVDSTSVGGATWEVMAAHAADAIAAGHARVVLLAYGSTARADIRAGRRTGTLSFGTRGPLQFEVPYGHTLIAKYAMAARRHMIEYGTTIEQLAEVAVQARANAALNPEAMFRDPITVDDVASGPMIADPFTKLHCCLRSDGGAAVLLAAEEYVRDCRTSPVWVLGSGESVSHAAMSEWPDFTVSPAAVSGRLAFARAGVRPSEVDFAEIYDAFTYMTLVTLEDLGFCGKGEGGIFVEKGRMRVEGGALPVNTDGGGLSAQHPGMRGLFLLVEAVRQLRGECGQRQVRRRGGALPRLAVASGTGGWFCSSGTVVLAAG; the protein is encoded by the coding sequence ATGGTGGCCCGGAGGAAGGTGGCCGTCGTCGGCGTGGCCCTCTCGGACTGCGGCCGTGTGGACGACGCGACCCCGTACGCCCTGCACGCCCAGGCGGCCCGCCGCGCCCTGGCCGACGCGGGCCTGGACCGGTCGATGGTCGACGGCTTCGCCTCGGCGGGCCTGGGCACGCTCGCCCCCGTCGAGGTCGCCGAGTACCTGGGACTGCGCCCCACCTGGGTCGACTCCACCTCGGTCGGCGGCGCCACCTGGGAGGTCATGGCGGCCCACGCGGCGGACGCCATCGCGGCCGGGCACGCGCGCGTGGTGCTGCTCGCCTACGGCTCCACGGCCCGGGCGGACATCAGGGCCGGCCGCCGCACCGGAACGCTGTCCTTCGGCACACGCGGCCCCCTGCAGTTCGAAGTCCCCTACGGCCACACCTTGATCGCCAAGTACGCCATGGCCGCCCGCCGCCACATGATCGAGTACGGCACGACGATCGAGCAGCTCGCGGAGGTGGCGGTACAGGCCCGGGCCAACGCCGCCCTGAACCCGGAGGCGATGTTCCGGGACCCGATCACGGTGGACGACGTGGCGAGCGGCCCCATGATCGCCGACCCCTTCACCAAGCTGCACTGCTGCCTCCGCTCCGACGGCGGGGCGGCGGTGCTGCTGGCGGCGGAGGAGTACGTACGGGACTGCCGTACCTCGCCGGTGTGGGTGCTGGGGAGCGGGGAGTCCGTCTCCCACGCGGCGATGTCCGAGTGGCCCGACTTCACGGTGTCGCCGGCGGCGGTGAGCGGACGGCTGGCGTTCGCCCGGGCGGGAGTGCGGCCGTCGGAGGTCGACTTCGCGGAGATCTACGACGCCTTCACCTACATGACCCTGGTGACGCTGGAGGACCTCGGCTTCTGCGGGAAGGGCGAGGGCGGGATCTTCGTGGAGAAGGGCCGGATGCGGGTCGAGGGCGGCGCGCTGCCGGTGAACACCGACGGGGGCGGGCTGTCGGCCCAGCACCCCGGGATGCGGGGGCTGTTCCTGCTGGTGGAGGCGGTGCGGCAGCTGCGCGGGGAGTGCGGACAGCGGCAGGTGCGGCGGAGGGGCGGCGCGCTGCCACGGCTGGCCGTCGCGTCCGGCACGGGGGGCTGGTTCTGCTCGTCGGGGACGGTGGTGCTGGCGGCGGGGTGA
- a CDS encoding MBL fold metallo-hydrolase — protein MHGWYVDDRCFNCDAARQLAPELIIEREGRSRILRQPEDAAEERRLHAAAFACPTRSIRPASGRPDPSLDPFPMPLDDGVLLCGHNSAHTAGANSYLLPRPSGTAMMIDTPRWSRDLAARYEAAGGPVTDVLLTHRDHAAHGRRYADHFGARLWIHEGDLDAAPDADRVLRGLEPLEIGEGVTAYPLPGHTRGSVLYLADDRYCFSGDSFYWSRTTGDLEVAESVTWHSVEELARSLARVAGQLRFEWLLPGHGDRRRLPVDEMSGRLRSLAERTRRLRPRPVDFTAVRW, from the coding sequence ATGCACGGCTGGTACGTGGACGACCGTTGCTTCAACTGCGACGCGGCCCGGCAACTGGCGCCCGAGCTGATCATCGAACGGGAGGGACGGTCGCGGATCCTGCGGCAGCCCGAGGACGCGGCGGAGGAACGGCGGTTACACGCGGCCGCGTTCGCCTGCCCCACCCGCTCGATCCGCCCGGCGTCGGGCCGCCCCGACCCGTCGCTGGACCCGTTCCCGATGCCCCTGGACGACGGCGTGCTGCTGTGCGGCCACAACTCCGCCCACACGGCCGGAGCCAACTCCTACCTGCTCCCGCGCCCGTCCGGCACCGCCATGATGATCGACACCCCGCGCTGGAGCCGCGACCTCGCGGCACGGTACGAGGCGGCCGGCGGCCCCGTCACCGACGTCCTGCTCACCCACCGCGACCACGCCGCGCACGGCCGCCGCTACGCGGACCACTTCGGCGCCCGGCTGTGGATCCACGAAGGCGACCTGGACGCCGCGCCGGACGCCGACCGGGTGCTGCGCGGGCTGGAACCGCTGGAGATCGGCGAGGGCGTCACCGCGTATCCGCTGCCCGGCCACACCCGGGGCTCCGTGCTCTACCTGGCGGACGACCGGTACTGCTTCAGCGGCGACAGCTTCTACTGGTCGCGCACGACCGGCGACCTGGAAGTGGCGGAGAGCGTGACCTGGCACTCCGTCGAGGAACTGGCCCGCTCCCTGGCCCGGGTCGCCGGGCAACTGCGCTTCGAGTGGCTGCTGCCGGGCCACGGCGACCGGCGCCGCCTGCCCGTGGACGAGATGTCCGGACGACTGCGGTCCCTGGCGGAACGGACCCGGCGGCTGCGGCCGCGGCCGGTCGACTTCACGGCGGTCCGCTGGTGA
- a CDS encoding pyridoxamine 5'-phosphate oxidase family protein, translated as MALTREEREQFLAEPHIAALAVDAGPGRAPLTVPIWYQYEPGGDIWIMTGLDSRKYELIKAAGRFSLMVDRVEPTIRYVSVEGPVVDTSPATLEQLRELSARYLPAEKVDGYVDFSWKNHGEQLVLRMRPERWVSSDLGQV; from the coding sequence ATGGCCCTGACCCGCGAAGAGCGTGAACAGTTCCTGGCCGAGCCGCACATCGCCGCGCTCGCGGTCGACGCGGGGCCGGGCCGGGCGCCGCTCACGGTGCCGATCTGGTACCAGTACGAGCCCGGCGGCGACATCTGGATCATGACCGGGCTCGACTCCCGCAAGTACGAGCTGATCAAAGCGGCGGGCCGGTTCTCCCTGATGGTGGACCGGGTGGAGCCGACGATCCGGTACGTGTCCGTGGAGGGCCCGGTGGTCGACACGAGCCCCGCGACCCTCGAACAGCTCCGCGAGCTCTCGGCGCGCTACCTGCCGGCCGAGAAGGTCGACGGCTACGTGGACTTCTCCTGGAAAAACCACGGTGAGCAACTGGTGCTGCGCATGCGGCCGGAGCGGTGGGTGTCGTCGGACCTCGGGCAGGTGTGA